A single Calypte anna isolate BGI_N300 chromosome 5A, bCalAnn1_v1.p, whole genome shotgun sequence DNA region contains:
- the LOC115598437 gene encoding parathymosin-like → MELVAELRGRDGQTRTVRVPYPPEEGHGGQLRAARRAVAELQERVMELLAPLVQEEREAAGGGGGTRGDLEDEEDEEDEEEEEGEDENGIGAKEIADDPPPKRTRVQQP, encoded by the exons ATGGAGCTGGTGGCGGAGCTGAGGGGCCGGGACGGGCAGACCCGCACGGTGCGGGTGCCGTACCCGCCCGAGGAGGGACATGGCGGACAGCTGCGTGCGGCGCGCCGGGCCGTGGCCGAGCTGCAGGAGCgggtgatggagctgctggcGCCCCTGgtgcaggaggagagagaggcggcgggaggcggcggcgggacGCGCG GTGATCTCGAGGATGAGGAGGACGAAGAAgacgaggaggaggaagaaggtgAAGACGAAAACGGCATCGGCGCGAAGGAGATTGCCGATGATCCCCCTCCAAAGCGGACGAGGGTCCAGCAGCCTTGA
- the UBR7 gene encoding putative E3 ubiquitin-protein ligase UBR7 — MEAAAAAEGTEPGSGGGGGAEEPVVSLAEVLAENEELEKEARAVLGGSDHERCSYSQGAVKRQALYACSTCTPPGEEPAGICLACSYECHGTHRLFELYTKRNFCCDCGNSKFKNLQCKLLPEKSKVNSGNKYNDNFYGLYCTCKRPYPDPEDEIPDEMIQCIVCEDWFHGRHLGAVPPESGDFHEMVCQACMNRCQFLWAYASQLAVPPLTKVNSLEDEGILLKVDESEEQKKEIKKESEVEHPEKKEEKQMEQLNEPSTSSGSACPEVVTKSEKPVCKLKELQSKQFLIKDTATFWPSNWRSKLCTCEDCLKMYSELEVQFLTDECDTVLAYENKGTSDQETERRDPLMDTLNSMNRVQQVELICEYNDLKTELTDYLRRFADEGTVVKREDIQHFFEEFQSRKRQRTNRMQYYCS, encoded by the exons ATGgaggcagcggcggcggcggagggcACCGAGCCGggcagcggcggcgggggcggcgcGGAGGAGCCCGTGGTCTCCTTGGCGGAGGTGCTGGCGGAGAACGAGGAGCTGGAAAAAGAGGCGCGGGCGGTACTGGGGGGCAGCGACCACGAGCGATGCAGCTACTCCCAG GGAGCCGTGAAGCGGCAAGCGCTGTACGCCTGCAGCACCTGCACGCCGCCCGGGGAGGAGCCGGCGGGGATCTGCCTGGCCTGCAGCTACGAGTGCCACGGCACCCACCGCCTCTTCGAGCTCTACACCAAGAG GAACTTCTGTTGTGACTGTGGAAATAGCAAGTTCAAAAATCTGCAGTGCAAGTTGCTCCCA GAAAAGAGCAAGGTGAATTCAGGAAATAAGTATAATGACAATTTCTATGGATTGTACTGTACTTGTAAAAGACCATATCCTGATCCTGAAGATGAG ATTCCAGATGAGATGATCCAATGCATAGTTTGTGAAGACTGGTTCCATGGAAGG CATCTTGGTGCAGTTCCCCCTGAAAGTGGAGACTTCCATGAAATGGTGTGCCAAGCCTGCATGAATCGCTGCCAGTTCCTCTGGGCCTATGCGTCCCAATTAGCAG TTCCTCCTCTGACCAAAGTGAACTCCTTGGAAGATGAAGGGATTCTCCTGAAGGTTGATGAAAGtgaggagcagaagaaagaaataaaaaaagaaagtgaagtgGAACACCcggaaaaaaaggaggaaaagcaaatggaaCAGTTGAACGAACCATCTACCAGCTCTGGGTCTGCTTGTCCAGAG gTGGTTACTAAGAGTGAGAAGCCAGTCTGCAAGCTGAAAGAACTCCAAAGCAagcaatttttaataaaagatacTGCCACCTTTTGGCCATCGAATTGGAGAAGCAAATTATGCACCTGTGAAGACTGTTTG AAAATGTATTCAGAGCTTGAAGTCCAATTCTTGACAGATGAATGTGACACTGTTTTGGCTTATGAAAATAAAGGTACCAGTGACCAAGAAACAGAGAGGAGAGATCCTTTAATGGACACCCTTAACAGCATGAACAGAGTCCAGCAAGTAGAACTCATCTGTG AATACAATGATTTAAAGACAGAACTGACTGACTATCTCAGGAGATTTGCAGATGAGGGAACG